The following coding sequences are from one Humulus lupulus chromosome X, drHumLupu1.1, whole genome shotgun sequence window:
- the LOC133805965 gene encoding uncharacterized protein LOC133805965, which translates to MLEITIVVITNVTRNVKICIRFLLQQGLEFHGHDESQDSSNAGNFLELLTLLVGHNEEVRVVALNNAPENLRLTSLKIQEDIVNACATETINFIIKDMGDVIFSILVDESRDVSIKEQMVVMFHYVDKKGLRDQGYDGASNMSGEFNSLKSIIMKENESAFSVHCLNSDQKHEATTMLQVVQTYDFVFSLHLVKNILGITNELTRVLQKGDQYIVNAMDLVKVCKEQLQMMTDNGWNSLVEEVSNFCVEFNIDVLNMDDLQLQELNSCFNEANTEMLLCLACLSPNSSFSAFDKGNLICLAQLYPRVMSAEDPFDLYSQTKTTTLASRKKESRKHPGESSSNPSRKMTWTEDPPVLVPSKDTTPPPAPVDQTSPPTPIDQTPPPSPTD; encoded by the exons ATGTTGGAGATCACAATAGTTGTCATTACCAATGTTACAAGAAATGTGAAGATTTG TATTCGATTTCTTCTACAACAAGGTCTTGAATTTCATGGTCATGACGAGTCCCAAGATTCTAGCAATGCAGGTAACTTTCTTGAACTTCTTACTCTTTTGGTTGGTCATAATGAGGAAGTTAGAGTTGTTGCTTTGAACAATGCTCCTGAAAATCTTAGATTAACTTCATTGAAGATTCAGGAAGACATTGTAAATGCATGTGCTACTGAAACaatcaattttattattaaagACATGGGTGATGTTATATTTTCTATTTTAGTTGATGAATCTCGTGATGTATCTATAAAGGAGCAAATGGTTGTAATGTTTCATTATGTGGACAAGAAAGG ATTACGAGATCAAGGATATGATGGAGCTAGTAACATGAGTGGAGAGTTTAATAGTTTGAAGAGTATTATCATGAAGGAGAATGAAAGTGCTTTTTCTGTTCACTG TTTGAATAGTGACCAAAAACATGAAGCAACTACTATGTTACAAGTGGTACAAACATATGATTTTGTGTTTAGCTTGCATTTGGTGAAGAATATACTTGGAATTACAAATGAGTTGACACGAGTCTTACAAAAAGGTGATCAATATATTGTCAATGCCATGGATTTAGTTAAAGTATGCAAGGAACAATTACAAATGATGACAGACAATGGATGGAATTCTTTAGTGGAAGAAGTTTCCAATTTTTGTGTTGAGTTCAATATTGATGTTCTTAATATGGATG ATTTACAACTGCAAGAGCTAAATAGTTGTTTCAACGAGGCTAACACTGAGATGCTACTTTGTTTGGCATGTTTGTCTCCCAATAGTTCATTTTCTGCTTTTGACAAGGGAAATTTAATCTGTCTTGCTCAACTTTATCCACGTG TCATGTCTGCCGAAGACCCATTTGATCTATACAGCCAGACCAAAACTACTACTCTTGCGAGCAGAAAGAAGGAGAGCAGGAAGCACCCTGGGGAAAGCAGCAGCAATCCCTCAAGGAAAATGACTTGGACCGAGGATCCTCCTGTTCTTGTTCCTTCCAAGGATACGACACCTCCTCCAGCTCCTGTCGACCAAACTTCTCCACCAACACCCATCGACCAGACTCCTCCCCCATCTCCCACCGACTAG